A part of Polyangiaceae bacterium genomic DNA contains:
- a CDS encoding serine/threonine protein kinase, giving the protein MAIDPGASLLNKLLDGRYRLERELGEGGSGRVFAATHIALESQVAVKVLNLPANLSVEQHARRLDDFLEEARTLTRLRHPNIVTAIDLGVVEVDGVLRPYFVMELCQGLSLRDFIEDHGGVGLAVAWQLVEPLVRAVAHAHRLGVVHRDIKPGNVMLDTHPEDGSWVPKLIDFGVAKAIQVDVEPGTGRTQTTSGASPYTPAYAAPEQVVGGRTGPWTDVHALGLLFIELVTGMPAYDGEDPRMRVIDGNRPSASAHGVDVGAFAPVLERAVSLKPQDRYRDAGELLTALLACAVDAGLAAETKPRARVHSAAFQDTLDLRSGETAEPRVLGDTETEQPISRDAVSLGQSTELATRAAPSPAKETSRKTWWIGALGAVAVSGLGLALGLGAFSKPEVAAEPPASAGAPTSLSVSTEAASVEAPVSSSAAASVSAAPSASPSTSTALTAKRPANPLPATSVRAKPQPPEQAKPPTLY; this is encoded by the coding sequence GTGGCGATAGATCCCGGCGCCTCCCTACTCAACAAGTTGCTCGACGGTCGTTACCGTTTGGAGCGAGAGTTGGGGGAGGGAGGCTCCGGAAGGGTCTTCGCGGCGACCCACATCGCCCTCGAGTCGCAGGTGGCGGTGAAGGTGCTGAACCTGCCCGCCAACTTGAGTGTAGAGCAGCACGCGAGGCGCCTAGATGATTTCCTCGAGGAAGCGCGAACGCTCACTCGGCTGCGTCACCCCAACATCGTCACGGCCATCGACCTCGGTGTGGTCGAGGTCGATGGTGTGCTGCGCCCCTACTTCGTGATGGAGCTTTGCCAGGGGCTCAGCCTGCGGGACTTCATCGAAGATCATGGCGGCGTTGGGCTCGCCGTAGCTTGGCAGCTCGTCGAACCGCTGGTGCGTGCCGTGGCTCACGCGCATCGGCTCGGTGTAGTGCACCGAGACATCAAGCCGGGCAACGTGATGCTCGACACCCACCCTGAGGATGGGAGCTGGGTGCCGAAGCTCATCGACTTTGGAGTCGCCAAGGCAATTCAAGTTGACGTCGAGCCCGGCACAGGACGCACGCAGACGACCTCTGGAGCGAGTCCGTACACCCCCGCCTACGCGGCACCCGAGCAAGTCGTCGGTGGTCGTACGGGACCGTGGACGGACGTACACGCCCTCGGCCTGTTGTTCATCGAGCTGGTCACGGGCATGCCTGCGTACGACGGAGAAGACCCCCGCATGCGGGTGATCGATGGGAATCGCCCGAGCGCGTCCGCACACGGAGTCGATGTTGGTGCCTTCGCGCCGGTGCTAGAGCGCGCGGTCTCGCTCAAGCCCCAGGACCGCTACCGAGACGCGGGTGAGTTGCTCACGGCGCTGCTTGCTTGCGCTGTTGACGCAGGCTTGGCTGCAGAAACGAAACCCCGGGCCAGGGTCCACAGCGCCGCGTTTCAAGACACGCTCGACCTGCGCTCAGGTGAGACCGCCGAGCCACGGGTACTTGGGGATACCGAGACGGAGCAGCCGATCTCACGGGATGCGGTTTCTCTTGGTCAGTCCACGGAGCTGGCCACGCGCGCCGCGCCCTCACCCGCCAAAGAAACCTCACGGAAAACCTGGTGGATCGGTGCTCTCGGTGCGGTCGCCGTTTCAGGGCTGGGGCTGGCTTTGGGACTCGGAGCCTTTTCGAAACCCGAGGTGGCTGCGGAGCCGCCCGCGAGCGCTGGCGCCCCAACTTCCCTCTCGGTCTCTACCGAAGCCGCATCCGTCGAGGCGCCCGTGAGCAGTTCGGCCGCAGCGTCGGTTTCTGCGGCGCCCAGCGCTTCGCCCAGCACCAGCACCGCGTTGACCGCGAAGCGCCCAGCGAATCCCTTGCCGGCGACCAGCGTCCGCGCGAAGCCGCAACCCCCAGAGCAGGCGAAACCGCCCACGCTGTACTGA
- a CDS encoding cystathionine beta-synthase, which translates to MVHESILDAVGGTPMVKLSRIAHNLPCELLGKLEFMNPGGSVKDRIGVRMLLEAEKSGRIKPGDTLIEPTSGNTGIGLAMAAAVRGYRMIITMPEKMSREKQVVLEALGAEIIRTPTEAAWDSPESHIGVAKRLREVIPNSHILDQYSNEDNPLAHVEGTGREIIEQCGGKLDALVATAGTGGTITGIARVIKQEIPGCKIIGVDPEGSILAGPGEIRSYKVEGIGYDFIPDVLDRSLVDRWIKSNDRDSFRVARQLIRTEGLLCGGSSGAAVWAALQVCRELPEGSRVCVILPDSIRNYLTKFVDDGWMRQHGFAHADWEMGTIAEMVRSRPPQTVITVPDDRSLGDAVELFKRHGISQMPCTSDGVLTGIITETDLLSQLVQGRKQDSSIAEVMVRRVSTVSAHDSAATLQEIFERGEVAIVVDDERHVLAVLTKMDLIDFLANRTRLQESRQQPR; encoded by the coding sequence ATGGTGCACGAGTCGATTCTGGATGCGGTTGGGGGCACCCCGATGGTGAAGCTCTCGAGGATCGCCCACAACTTGCCTTGCGAGCTCTTGGGCAAACTCGAGTTCATGAATCCCGGTGGTTCCGTCAAGGATCGCATCGGCGTGCGCATGCTGCTCGAAGCTGAGAAATCCGGCCGCATCAAGCCCGGAGACACCTTGATCGAGCCAACCAGTGGCAACACCGGCATCGGCCTGGCGATGGCCGCTGCGGTGCGTGGCTATCGCATGATCATCACCATGCCCGAGAAGATGAGTCGGGAGAAGCAGGTGGTGCTCGAGGCGCTCGGGGCCGAAATCATTCGTACCCCCACGGAAGCGGCCTGGGACTCTCCCGAGAGTCATATCGGTGTCGCCAAGCGTCTGCGCGAGGTGATCCCGAACTCCCATATCCTTGATCAGTACTCCAACGAGGACAATCCGCTCGCTCACGTCGAAGGCACCGGGCGGGAAATCATCGAGCAGTGCGGGGGCAAGCTGGACGCGCTGGTCGCCACGGCCGGCACCGGAGGAACGATCACGGGTATCGCTCGCGTGATCAAGCAGGAGATCCCCGGCTGCAAGATCATCGGTGTCGACCCCGAGGGCTCGATCCTGGCGGGCCCCGGCGAGATCCGCTCCTACAAGGTCGAGGGCATCGGCTACGACTTCATTCCCGATGTGCTCGATCGCTCGCTGGTCGATCGCTGGATCAAGTCGAACGATCGCGACTCCTTCCGCGTTGCGCGTCAGTTGATCCGCACGGAAGGGCTATTGTGCGGCGGTTCTTCAGGAGCAGCGGTTTGGGCCGCTCTGCAGGTGTGTCGCGAGTTACCCGAAGGCTCCCGCGTATGCGTGATCCTCCCCGACAGCATTCGCAACTACTTGACCAAGTTCGTAGATGACGGATGGATGCGCCAGCACGGCTTTGCTCACGCTGACTGGGAGATGGGTACCATCGCCGAGATGGTGAGGAGTCGGCCGCCTCAGACCGTCATCACGGTGCCCGATGACCGCTCCCTCGGTGATGCGGTGGAGCTGTTCAAGCGTCACGGGATCTCGCAAATGCCCTGCACCTCTGACGGCGTGCTAACCGGGATCATCACGGAAACGGATTTGCTCTCGCAGTTGGTGCAGGGGCGGAAGCAGGATTCGTCGATCGCCGAGGTGATGGTGCGGCGGGTCTCCACCGTTTCCGCGCATGACTCCGCTGCAACGCTGCAGGAGATCTTCGAGCGCGGCGAGGTGGCCATCGTGGTGGACGACGAGCGACACGTGCTCGCTGTGTTGACCAAGATGGACCTGATCGACTTCCTGGCGAACCGGACTCGGCTGCAGGAATCACGGCAGCAGCCTCGCTAG
- a CDS encoding CoA pyrophosphatase: MRSRLQRFERHTIENPELRPAAVAFTLVKEAAGPAFILTQRARELSHHPGQFALPGGRMDPGETPMLAARRELAEEVGLQLSGEQVLGCLDDFETRSGFRMTPVVLWGGEAPALTAAPAEVGAIHRIPLAMLERDDLIDLWPIPESDRPVLSMRLGELRIFAPTAALIYQFREVALFDRETRVAHYEQPVFAWS, translated from the coding sequence ATCCGTAGTCGTCTCCAGCGTTTCGAGCGCCACACGATCGAGAATCCCGAGCTGCGACCCGCAGCGGTCGCGTTCACCCTGGTCAAGGAGGCCGCCGGACCGGCCTTCATCTTGACCCAGCGGGCCCGCGAACTTTCACACCATCCCGGGCAGTTCGCCCTGCCCGGAGGTCGGATGGATCCTGGCGAAACTCCCATGCTCGCGGCGCGCCGAGAGCTCGCGGAAGAGGTGGGCCTGCAGCTCTCGGGTGAGCAGGTGCTCGGGTGTCTCGACGACTTCGAGACGCGCTCGGGCTTTCGCATGACCCCGGTCGTGCTGTGGGGGGGCGAGGCGCCCGCGTTGACTGCCGCGCCGGCGGAGGTCGGGGCGATCCATCGCATTCCGTTGGCGATGCTCGAACGCGACGATCTGATCGATCTGTGGCCGATCCCCGAGAGCGATCGGCCAGTGCTCTCGATGCGCCTAGGAGAATTGAGGATCTTTGCGCCGACCGCTGCGCTCATCTATCAATTTCGCGAGGTCGCGCTTTTCGACCGCGAGACGCGGGTGGCTCACTACGAGCAACCAGTGTTCGCCTGGAGCTAG
- a CDS encoding quinone oxidoreductase, translating into MSSGTHQVVVVRETGGIDSLQLETQVIPLPGPGEAQIRHRAIGLNFIDTYFRTGLYKAPSLPFTPGAEGAGVVTAVGEGVDDLQVGDRVAYAGASLGAYSEYRLIPADRLVPLPDDISDEVAAAALLKGLTAEYLLRRTFQVRGGETILVHAGAGGVGSLLCQWGKHLGATVIATVGSEAKARLARQYGASEVILYRKESVSARVRELTGGAGVPVVYDSVGADTFMDSLDCLAPRGLMVSFGQASGKVPALDIALLSQKGSLFLTRPTLGTYTHDRTELLQASEALFSVLRAGVLSVHIGQRYPLADIRLAHMDLESRKTVGSSVLIP; encoded by the coding sequence ATGAGCAGCGGAACACATCAGGTCGTGGTGGTACGCGAGACTGGCGGCATCGACAGCCTTCAGCTCGAGACTCAGGTCATACCGCTACCAGGCCCCGGCGAGGCTCAGATCCGTCACCGCGCGATCGGTCTCAACTTCATCGACACGTATTTCCGCACGGGTTTATACAAGGCTCCCAGCCTGCCGTTCACTCCAGGCGCCGAAGGCGCCGGGGTGGTGACAGCGGTCGGCGAAGGGGTGGACGACTTGCAGGTCGGTGATCGGGTTGCCTACGCGGGGGCAAGCCTCGGCGCCTACAGCGAGTATCGCCTGATCCCCGCGGATCGCCTCGTCCCCCTGCCTGACGACATCAGCGACGAAGTAGCTGCGGCAGCGCTCCTCAAGGGCCTGACCGCCGAATATCTTCTGCGACGCACCTTTCAGGTCAGGGGGGGAGAGACCATCTTGGTGCACGCCGGGGCAGGTGGCGTAGGCAGTCTGCTCTGCCAATGGGGAAAGCACCTGGGCGCGACGGTGATCGCGACGGTAGGCAGCGAGGCAAAGGCGCGGCTGGCACGCCAGTATGGGGCCAGCGAGGTCATCCTTTACCGCAAGGAATCGGTCTCCGCGCGAGTGCGTGAATTGACCGGAGGTGCCGGCGTGCCCGTGGTCTACGACTCGGTGGGCGCGGACACGTTCATGGACTCCCTCGACTGTTTGGCGCCCCGCGGGCTGATGGTGAGCTTTGGACAAGCGTCGGGCAAGGTGCCGGCTCTGGACATCGCATTGCTCAGTCAGAAGGGCTCGCTCTTCCTGACGCGCCCAACGTTGGGCACCTACACCCACGATCGCACCGAGCTACTTCAAGCCAGCGAAGCGCTATTTTCAGTGCTCCGCGCGGGCGTGCTCAGCGTTCACATCGGGCAGCGCTACCCGCTGGCCGACATACGCCTCGCTCACATGGACCTCGAGTCGCGCAAGACCGTCGGCTCTAGCGTTCTCATCCCGTGA
- a CDS encoding Stp1/IreP family PP2C-type Ser/Thr phosphatase: protein MRYIATGLSDVGKKRENNEDSFLIDRDLGLYVVCDGMGGHQGGEVASRLAVDTAARMLEESHASFADLVKTKDGRNALVQLVETAVEVACREVFGRAAADPRLRGMGTTITLLLLVGDFAVMGHVGDSRLYLYRQGQVHQLSSDHTFVASLISSGTISPEEAKRHPYASVLTRSLGVQETVLVDTLLFDVLPGDTMVLCSDGLSGALESPEELGMILEENQIQNLPQTLVDLANVRGGSDNVTVVCVRSARAPADTLLETDFELSPENKVELKVLESSFLCQELRMDGLLRVLNLADVTALAIGERPLIRGDSSDGMLMVIRGRLRETGPKGERELTRGHHAQATALVNPHISEVSLEAVEPTWLIRLDGPRFRRLIQRRPTLGVRLLRNLARQLSLELIQTGDPQG, encoded by the coding sequence ATGCGGTACATCGCGACAGGCCTGAGCGACGTCGGCAAGAAGCGAGAGAACAACGAAGACTCGTTTCTGATCGACCGGGACCTCGGGCTGTACGTGGTGTGCGACGGCATGGGCGGTCACCAAGGCGGCGAGGTCGCTTCGCGCCTCGCGGTGGATACGGCCGCCCGTATGCTCGAGGAGTCTCACGCAAGCTTCGCTGATCTGGTGAAGACCAAGGACGGGCGCAACGCGCTGGTGCAGCTGGTCGAGACGGCGGTCGAGGTCGCGTGTCGGGAAGTGTTTGGTCGCGCCGCGGCAGATCCACGCCTGCGAGGCATGGGCACTACCATCACGTTGCTGTTGCTGGTCGGTGACTTCGCGGTGATGGGCCACGTCGGAGACAGCCGACTGTATCTGTACCGTCAAGGTCAGGTGCATCAGCTGAGCTCGGATCACACGTTCGTCGCGAGCTTGATCAGCAGCGGTACCATCAGCCCAGAAGAGGCGAAACGTCACCCCTACGCTTCGGTGCTGACGCGATCTTTGGGCGTTCAGGAGACGGTGCTCGTCGACACACTGCTGTTCGACGTCTTGCCCGGAGACACCATGGTGCTGTGCTCCGACGGCTTGAGCGGCGCGCTGGAGAGTCCCGAGGAGCTGGGGATGATCCTCGAGGAAAACCAAATCCAGAACCTGCCGCAGACGTTGGTTGATCTGGCGAACGTGCGCGGGGGCAGCGACAACGTCACGGTCGTTTGTGTGCGCTCGGCTCGAGCGCCGGCTGACACGCTGCTCGAAACTGACTTCGAACTCAGCCCGGAGAACAAGGTCGAGCTGAAAGTGCTCGAGAGTTCCTTCCTGTGCCAAGAGCTGCGCATGGACGGCTTGCTCCGGGTGCTCAACCTGGCAGACGTGACGGCGCTCGCGATCGGTGAGCGCCCGTTGATCCGCGGGGATTCGTCTGACGGCATGTTGATGGTGATCCGGGGTCGCTTGCGTGAGACCGGCCCGAAGGGGGAGCGCGAACTGACCCGAGGACATCACGCCCAGGCAACCGCGCTGGTGAACCCACACATCTCGGAGGTCAGCCTGGAGGCGGTGGAGCCCACTTGGTTGATTCGCCTGGATGGGCCGCGCTTCCGCCGTTTGATCCAACGCCGCCCGACGCTTGGAGTTCGCTTGTTGCGCAACCTCGCGCGGCAGCTCTCACTAGAGCTCATCCAAACGGGCGATCCACAGGGCTAG
- a CDS encoding class I SAM-dependent methyltransferase, with translation MFGARGPRFWELAEQALSSTERGYDLLAPKFDWTPFRTPDAILQGCQAYLGAGEAPRASVDLCCGTGVGLEMLARVTREEVVGVDFSRNMLEQARRRIEESAQRVPDAPHPQIRLIRADVMALGEHAELHGRFDCATCFGALGHIREEEAVSFFSGVLECLSPGGRFVLVTFDHPPPWHPAWLLSRAYNGLTHVRNYLVRPQFHMYYLTHTWPKLGSNLRAAGFDVSTPEQAFFAPFQSARLIVAKRPTAASQSANGASSPD, from the coding sequence ATGTTCGGGGCACGCGGTCCGCGCTTCTGGGAACTGGCAGAGCAGGCGCTCAGCTCCACGGAGCGTGGCTACGACCTCCTGGCGCCGAAGTTCGACTGGACTCCGTTTCGCACGCCGGACGCGATCCTCCAGGGTTGCCAGGCGTACCTTGGAGCTGGCGAAGCGCCGCGCGCGAGTGTCGACCTCTGCTGTGGGACAGGCGTCGGCCTGGAGATGCTGGCGCGAGTGACCCGCGAAGAGGTAGTCGGCGTCGATTTCAGTCGCAACATGTTGGAGCAAGCCCGACGCCGTATCGAGGAGAGTGCGCAGCGAGTTCCAGACGCACCTCACCCCCAAATTCGGCTGATTCGGGCGGATGTGATGGCGCTCGGGGAGCACGCAGAGCTCCACGGCCGGTTTGATTGCGCCACCTGCTTTGGCGCCCTGGGTCATATCCGCGAGGAAGAGGCAGTGAGCTTCTTTTCCGGCGTGCTCGAGTGCCTCTCGCCTGGCGGTCGCTTCGTCCTCGTGACCTTCGACCACCCCCCGCCCTGGCACCCGGCGTGGCTGCTCTCTCGAGCGTACAATGGCCTGACGCACGTGCGGAACTACCTCGTGCGGCCGCAGTTCCACATGTACTACCTGACCCACACCTGGCCTAAGCTTGGCTCGAACCTGCGGGCAGCAGGCTTTGACGTGAGCACACCGGAGCAAGCGTTCTTTGCGCCGTTTCAGTCGGCGCGCTTGATCGTCGCAAAGCGTCCGACGGCTGCAAGCCAGTCCGCCAACGGCGCTAGCTCACCAGATTGA
- a CDS encoding phosphotransferase — MAGVREEHPELMAQAADACSRLLGITPTEVQPPRRAPVGLPESFRCIFGRRSVIATSRPNSRALALEARALRELGDRGVPVPKLLAESEDWIIVEDVGSRRMSRELNQGENLPVEKWVGACLSGLSAAHAAGRVARLDAVFDPLREGRLDELLQMVPVLGSLAALDTPRLDEAAIHAIINLTETNFIKHTASPAYMVLMDEPQRPVVLIDWQAAGPGDPLEDLMTLLSDESLPDVPEVEARLLSVHLPDFGGAERAQAAYILGSLYVVRRMVMILSYKGDDDWWDSDAALARDLPFVRAEAILRLVNRGQRWMRQSGELAPLADWLAAVGRFATIKRAD, encoded by the coding sequence ATGGCAGGCGTGCGCGAAGAGCACCCAGAGCTGATGGCGCAGGCGGCTGACGCGTGTTCGAGGCTGCTCGGCATCACCCCTACGGAGGTGCAACCACCCCGCCGTGCGCCCGTGGGCCTGCCGGAGTCCTTCCGTTGTATCTTCGGGCGTCGGTCGGTGATCGCGACGTCTCGGCCTAACTCCCGGGCGCTTGCCCTCGAAGCTCGCGCCCTGCGTGAGCTCGGCGACCGCGGTGTGCCCGTGCCTAAGCTGCTGGCCGAGTCTGAAGACTGGATCATCGTCGAGGACGTCGGAAGCCGTCGCATGTCACGGGAGCTGAACCAGGGCGAGAATTTACCCGTGGAAAAATGGGTGGGAGCCTGTCTGTCAGGGCTCTCCGCCGCCCACGCAGCTGGGCGCGTGGCGCGACTGGATGCGGTATTTGACCCGCTGCGGGAAGGGCGGCTCGATGAGTTGCTGCAGATGGTGCCTGTGCTGGGGAGCCTTGCGGCACTCGATACGCCCCGGCTCGACGAAGCTGCAATACACGCAATCATAAACCTCACGGAAACAAACTTCATCAAGCACACGGCGAGCCCCGCCTACATGGTGTTGATGGATGAGCCGCAACGTCCCGTTGTGCTGATCGACTGGCAGGCCGCGGGACCCGGAGATCCGCTCGAAGACTTGATGACCCTGCTCAGTGACGAGTCACTGCCCGATGTGCCCGAAGTAGAGGCGCGATTGCTCAGCGTACACCTGCCGGATTTCGGCGGCGCGGAGCGCGCCCAAGCGGCCTACATCCTGGGGTCGCTGTACGTCGTGCGTCGGATGGTGATGATCCTGAGCTACAAGGGAGACGACGACTGGTGGGACAGCGATGCAGCTCTAGCGCGGGACCTGCCGTTTGTCCGCGCGGAAGCGATTTTGCGCCTGGTCAACCGGGGGCAGCGCTGGATGCGTCAATCTGGTGAGCTAGCGCCGTTGGCGGACTGGCTTGCAGCCGTCGGACGCTTTGCGACGATCAAGCGCGCCGACTGA
- the ndk gene encoding nucleoside-diphosphate kinase, producing MPTQRTLCIIKPDAVEKKVQGSIIQRVLDEGFRIVAMQQTQLSRAQAEGFYAVHRERPFFDELCTFMTRGPVVIAALERDEAVAHWRKVIGATDPAKADEGTIRKLFGANVGENATHGSDSPENGLIETAYFFPGHELL from the coding sequence ATGCCTACCCAGCGCACCCTTTGCATCATCAAGCCCGACGCCGTGGAGAAGAAGGTCCAAGGCAGCATCATCCAGCGGGTGCTGGACGAAGGCTTTCGCATCGTCGCCATGCAGCAGACTCAGCTGAGCCGCGCACAGGCGGAAGGCTTCTACGCCGTACACCGCGAGCGCCCGTTCTTCGACGAGCTCTGCACGTTCATGACCCGTGGCCCGGTGGTGATCGCCGCGCTGGAGCGGGATGAAGCCGTCGCCCACTGGCGCAAGGTGATTGGCGCCACGGACCCGGCCAAGGCGGACGAAGGCACCATCCGCAAGCTTTTTGGCGCCAATGTGGGTGAGAACGCCACTCACGGCTCGGACTCCCCGGAAAACGGCCTGATCGAGACCGCGTATTTCTTCCCTGGACACGAGTTGCTATAG
- a CDS encoding 2,3,4,5-tetrahydropyridine-2,6-dicarboxylate N-succinyltransferase yields MPTTDANRLEDLKALVSAAFEDRALLNDDKHKQAVLDTLGLLDSGQIRVATQDGPGKWTTHAWIKQAVLLYFGVAQMETWHAGPIEFFDKVPLKHNLQEAGVRVVPPGTVRFGSFIEKGAIVMPGYVNIGAYVGSGTMVDTWATVGSCAQIGKDCHLSGGVGIGGVLEPPGAQPVIIEDGCFIGSRCIVVEGMLIERESVIGAGVTLTSSTQVIDVTGSEPVELKGRIPPRSVVIPGTRTKRFPAGEYQVPCALIIGQRKESTDKKTSLNTALREFNVSV; encoded by the coding sequence ATGCCCACGACCGACGCAAATAGGCTCGAAGACTTGAAGGCACTCGTCAGCGCGGCGTTCGAAGATCGAGCGCTCCTCAACGACGACAAGCACAAGCAGGCGGTATTGGACACGCTCGGCCTGCTCGATTCGGGCCAGATCCGCGTCGCGACCCAAGACGGCCCCGGAAAGTGGACGACCCACGCGTGGATCAAGCAAGCCGTGCTGCTCTACTTCGGTGTGGCCCAGATGGAGACCTGGCACGCGGGCCCAATCGAGTTCTTCGACAAGGTGCCACTCAAGCACAACCTGCAAGAAGCCGGCGTCCGCGTAGTTCCGCCCGGAACCGTGCGTTTCGGCTCCTTCATCGAAAAGGGTGCGATCGTGATGCCGGGCTACGTCAACATCGGCGCCTACGTCGGCTCGGGTACGATGGTCGACACCTGGGCAACCGTCGGGTCCTGCGCGCAGATAGGCAAGGACTGTCACCTGTCTGGTGGTGTGGGGATCGGTGGCGTGCTCGAGCCCCCGGGCGCCCAACCCGTCATCATCGAGGACGGCTGCTTCATCGGCTCGCGCTGCATCGTCGTGGAGGGCATGCTGATCGAGCGCGAGTCGGTGATCGGAGCTGGCGTGACCCTCACCTCCTCCACCCAGGTAATCGATGTGACCGGCAGTGAGCCGGTCGAGCTGAAGGGTCGCATCCCGCCACGCAGCGTGGTGATCCCAGGAACTCGCACAAAGCGCTTCCCGGCGGGAGAATACCAAGTGCCCTGCGCGTTGATCATCGGTCAGCGCAAAGAAAGCACCGACAAGAAGACCAGCCTCAACACCGCACTCCGGGAGTTCAACGTCTCCGTCTGA